From a single Raphanus sativus cultivar WK10039 chromosome 3, ASM80110v3, whole genome shotgun sequence genomic region:
- the LOC130509906 gene encoding uncharacterized protein LOC130509906: MKRKENDDGFEYQTMDFDWNSGRYEERSEIPKKEAEGHKEEVRKEVEEEVKTETQAEDKEDEEAEKEGEVEVETEAGEKGAEKESETEVEVETEARVEVETEAWVEAEVGEKGAEKESETEVEVETEARVDVETEARVDVETEAQVDVETEARVEVETKARVEVETEARVGEKGAEKEPKDTPTPPRGRIKANAAWKPETTTPEKWVAAKIAEAEHEKVVEEEKKAEEAENVAEEEAENVDEEEAEEEEQNKYTEEEKQGWILTVCKSKDAISAVETDGTEGAPARTGVKHRPKAMAVRKHRSRKADEPKKFTTPPVTKRTRARSQWVFTPFTEANTDEIERRQEESQNQGLEDIRICVV; the protein is encoded by the exons ATGAAGAGGAAGGAGAACGATGATGGTTTTGAGTATCAAACCATGGATTTTGACTGGAATAGTGGGCGTTATGAAGAAAGGTCAGAAATACCTAAGAAAGAAGCAGAAGGTCACAAAGAAGAGGTTCGGAAAGAGGTTGAAGAAGAGGTTAAAACCGAGACTCAAGCTGAAGATAAAGAGGATGAAGAGGCTGAAAAAGAGGGTGAAGTAGAGGTTGAAACCGAAGCTGGAGAAAAAGGGGCTGAGAAGGAATCTGAGACCGAGGTTGAAGTTGAAACAGAGGCTCGGGTTGAGGTTGAAACTGAGGCTTGGGTTGAGGCTGAAGTTGGAGAAAAAGGGGCTGAGAAAGAATCTGAGACCGAGGTTGAGGTTGAAACAGAGGCTCGGGTTGATGTTGAAACCGAGGCTAGGGTTGATGTTGAAACCGAGGCTCAGGTTGATGTTGAAACCGAGGCTCGAGTTGAGGTTGAAACCAAGGCTCGAGTTGAGGTTGAAACCGAGGCTCGGGTTGGAGAAAAAGGGGCTGAGAAAGAACCCAAGGATACTCCTACACCACCACGTGGTAGGATTAAGGCCAATGCTGCATGGAAACCAGAAACTACAACACCTGAGAAGTGGGTAGCTGCGAAAATTGCGGAGGCAGAACATGAGAAAgttgtggaagaagagaaaaaagcGGAAGAGGCTGAGAATGTGGCTGAGGAAGAGGCTGAGAATGTGGATGAGGAAGAGGCTGAGGAGGAAGAGCAAAACAAATACACAGAGGAAGAGAAGCAAGGGTGGATTCTTACAGTTTGCAAGAGCAAGGATGCAATTTCTGCTGTGGAGACAGATGGAACTGAGGGAGCTCCTGCTCGTACTGGGGTGAAGCATAGGCCTAAGGCAATGGCGGTGAGGAAGCATAGATCGAGAAAAGCTGATGAACCAAAGAAGTTCACAACACCACCTGTGACAAAGCGGACACGTGCACGATCACAGTGGGTTTTCACTCCTTTCACTGAAGCTAATACCGATGAGATTGAAAGGCGGCAAGAAGAATCCCAAAACCAAGGATTAGAAGACATTAg GATTTGTGTTGTATGA
- the LOC108835104 gene encoding UDP-rhamnose/UDP-galactose transporter 5 gives MAPGSKADKKATVDAAAWMFNVVTSVGIIIVNKALMATYGFSFATTLTGLHFATTTLMTLVLRCLGYIQPSHLPFTELLKFIIFANFSIVGMNVSLMWNSVGFYQIAKLSMIPVACLLEVVFDKIRYSRDTKLSIGLVLVGVGVCTVTDVSVNTKGFVAAFVAVWSTALQQYYVHYLQRKYSLTSFNLLGHTAPAQAATLLIVGPFLDFWLTEKRVDMYDYNVVSLMFITLSCTIAIGTNLSQFICIGRFTAVSFQVLGHMKTILVLIMGFFFFDRDGLNLHVVLGMIIAVLGMIWYGNASSKPGGKEKKSYSLPTTRQQKHGDDSDSDERPRLKA, from the exons ATGGCTCCTGGTAGTAAAGCAGACAAGAAAGCAACGGTAGATGCTGCTGCTTGGATGTTCAATGTCGTTACTTCTGTCGGAATCATCATTGTCAATAAAGCTTTAATGGCTACATACGGCTTTAGCTTTG CAACAACCTTGACCGGTCTACATTTCGCCACGACCACACTGATGACACTTGTTCTAAGATGTCTAGGCTACATTCAGCCTTCTCATCTTCCCTTCACAGAGCTTCTTAAGTTCATTATATTTGCAAACTTTTCGATCGTTGGGATGAACGTTAGTCTCATGTGGAACTCTGTTGGGTTTTATCAG aTTGCAAAGCTTAGCATGATTCCTGTAGCTTGCTTGTTGGAAGTAGTGTTCGATAAGATTCGTTACTCAAGAGACACCAAACTTAGCATAGGACTTGTTCTTGTGGGTGTTGGTGTTTGCACTGTTACTGATGTTAGTGTCAACACCAAAGGTTTCGTTGCTGCTTTTGTTGCTGTCTGGAGTACTGCTTTGCAACAATAC TATGTGCATTATCTCCAGCGAAAGTATTCACTTACATCATTCAACCTACTGGGTCATACGGCTCCAGCTCAAGCTGCAACGTTGTTGATAGTCGGTCCATTTCTCGACTTTTGGCTGACAGAGAAACGAGTAGACATGTATGACTACAACGTTGTCTCTCTG ATGTTTATAACCCTCTCATGCACAATAGCGATCGGGACAAACCTCAGCCAATTCATCTGCATCGGGAGATTCACGGCGGTTTCCTTCCAAGTCCTGGGCCATATGAAGACGATCTTGGTGCTGATAAtgggcttcttcttctttgaccGGGACGGTCTAAACCTGCACGTGGTTCTCGGCATGATTATTGCAGTGCTGGGGATGATCTGGTACGGTAATGCCTCGTCCAAGCCAGGAGGTAAGGAGAAGAAAAGCTATTCTCTTCCAACGACCCGTCAACAGAAACATGGAGATGATTCGGATTCTGATGAAAGACCAAGGTTGAAAGCTTAG
- the LOC108835105 gene encoding 40S ribosomal protein S18, with protein MSMESRKIMFALTSIKGIGRRLANIVCKKADVDMNKRAGELSAAEIDNLMTIVANPKQYKIPDWFLNRQKDYKDGKYSQVVSNALDMKLRDDLERLKKIRNHRGLRHYWGLRVRGQHTKTTGRRGKTVGVSKKR; from the exons ATGTCGATGGAAAGCAGAAAGATCATGTTCGCCCTTACCTCAATCAAGGGTATTGGCAGGCGTTTGGCTAACATCGTCTGCAAGAAAGCTGATGTCGACATGAACAAGAG GGCTGGTGAGTTGTCTGCAGCTGAGATCGACAACCTGATGACGATTGTTGCTAACCCAAAGCAGTACAAGATCCCAGACTGGTTCCTGAACAGGCAGAAGGACTACAAGGACGGGAAGTACTCCCAAGTTGTCTCCAATGCCCTTGACATGAAGCTCAGGGACGATCTCGAGCGTCTCAAGAAAATCAG AAACCACCGTGGGCTGAGACACTACTGGGGTCTTCGTGTCCGTGGACAGCACACCAAGACAACTGGGCGCAGAGGAAAGACTGTTGGTGTCTCGAAGAAGCGTTAA